From Ananas comosus cultivar F153 linkage group 2, ASM154086v1, whole genome shotgun sequence:
CATGGCTGCTTCTAATCCAACTCTGCAAACCAGTCGGAAAGGATATACTTTTCTCTCCACTCGCTATTGTCCCTCCCTCATTTAAATGCTTTGATGATCACCGTGCCACCATAAAGGTGCCTGTCTCCAtaagatatatttttaactttcgGGCGATGGACTTAAAGGTTGCTTCGTAGTGCATGTATTACATAGCACTAGAGCTGAACATGGCTGAAAAAGAGTCAACAGACAGGTTAAACCACGAGAAACCAACATGATTAACATGACTGTAGTCAAAAGCAATTATTCACAAACATTGTAAAGCATGACCTTTATAACTTACGAGCTTCTAAATAGTAAAACTAGAAAGCAGTGACTAGAAGTAAACACAAAATGTAGAGCTGGATCTACAGTGTTCTAAAGATGCTGATACAAAATACTACGTGGGTCCTATCAATGAATTGATTGCGTGGTTTACCACGGCTTGATGTCAAAGACACAGAAACATCATTTAAATGCACAACCAAGGACCACTctgttaacaaaaaaaaaaaaNAAGGACcactctgaaaaaaaaaaaaaaaaaaaaaaaaaaagtttttagaaGGTTAGAGGAAGATAGAATATCTCAGATCAGAAGCAACCAAAGGGCCAATATCAATATGCCATGAGAACCCGGAAAGATAAATCTTGCACGCTGGGTGATTACTAATAGTATGGTTTGAGAATGAAGAATATTGGCATAAACAATAATATGCTTCCAGTAGGTGACTGATCTTAAAATGAAAGATGAGATATGTTCAAGATGAATAAAAGCCCTGAACTATAATACAGTAAAATATCATGAAACAAACTAAATGATTACTACAGTCATATTATTCAGTTGCTGAGATCAAAAGGATGGCCTCCCTTTGTTGGTACCCCAAATCAATTGGTCCTATTTCTTCAGTCTGAGCCACAGTAGGTCGGAAAATATTAAGCCCAACTTTGGTTGAAACTTGAGAGCAAGAAAACAAGACTTTTTTGTGAGGCCCAATCGGGCTGCATTTCAATTACTAACAACATGCCAGCCCAAGCTCAGTCCTCTTCACTTCAGGCTGTACTACTCAGCCAAAGGCCTACAGATGGAGTACTTGTACTGATGCTTTTTCACAGCAAGCAACTCATACTACCTTGCCATCTTCATCTGTCACCATCTGATACAGTTTTCTTCCTAGTTTCATCCTCACATGTTCATGCTCAGAGTCTTCTACTACATTTAAGAATTTATAGTACAGAGCAATTCATTGTACCCAACTCATCAATATAATCCGTTGTTTGCTTGGAGTAGTTCATAGTCCTTGTTGCATCCTCAAACATCTTAGCTGCTCAGCAGACATATTTTATATGAATCAGCAAACACGAGATGATTGTTACATTGATTGGCGGTGTTCAGCCTAAACTAATTTCATTACATATATACCAAGGTGGCAAGGCACTAAAATAAAACCAATATTTCGGACAAACCAGAACAAATTCCAACGCATTTTCGCGGACAACTCTTTTCAAGGCTTTAAGTTTGACTCGCTCATATGAAGCTAGAACTCTAGATGCATTCAAAGGCTATCAGAACTTTTTAAGTTTGGTTGCTCCGCACACTGTGATTGGACTAGGTAGAACAACTTTTGAGTTCTCAAAGCCCTCGACCTATGACAACATAAGACAATAATACAAACTCCTATTTCAAGGAGAGGTTATGATGTCGGATACCTTACATTAGAGTTACAAACGGATTCATTCATATAGAACTAATCATTTCAGCTTGCCTCCGAGATAAATTCTGAGCAAGGTATAATTGCACATGAGTCTCACTCTGCTGCATATCATCTTACTACACAAGTGAAATAGACCCAAGAGAAATCGACCCAAATAGACCTCCTTTTTGAAATATTTCAAGCTCATacaggtaaaaataatttagaattgtACACATTCATAACAAGTCAAAATTGAAACTAGGTAAGCAAGTACATAATTGAAACTAGGTGGCACGCATGTTCAACTATGGTAAAGGAAGAACCAAAGCACAAGAAAACACTATGATTTTTTAACTTTGAGAGATACCATTAATTGGAATGACAAAGTAACAAatctaaacaaaaataaaactgttACAGCCTGTAACGAGCATCTTATGCATGTTAGTGATGCAAAGATGCATTCTTCTTTCAATAGATCACATGAAACACTGTGTGAATGAAGATATAAACTCAATACAATGAACCGATCTCACCTATCCATTTTCATACATTAAATCCCTTCCACTTACTGAAGCTACCGAGCTCCCCACCCTCCGAAACCGCCATCCCAATGCCGGTTCTCCCACTCCTACTACTACCACCATAATAAAGCCTCCACTCATCCCCCCCTTCCACTCGGATCAAGCACGGATCTCCGATCCCTTGATTATCCCATCCATTATCTTCCGTTGAAGCACTTAGTATCGGCCCATCACCACATCTCCTCCAATTCTTCAATCCATCGACACTCTCCGCCAACCCGATACTCGTTCGGCCATTTCCACAAACACCTTCATACACCATAACATACTTCCCATCCTTCTGGTCCCTCACAACATGCCCGCACCGCACGCCACCCTCGTCGAAACACCCGGCGGCTCCGCCGTCGAGCACTTTCCCCAATTTCACCCACCGAATCCCGTCCCTCGACCTGGCGATCCCGATCGCATACCGCCCGCAATTCACATCGAACGAATGGTAGTACATCCGCAAATCGCCTCCCCCGTGGTATACCACCTTCGGGGAGGAGACGAACAACGAGTCCCACTCTCTGGGAGCCCCGACGTCGATAAGCGCACCGCTGTGGTGCTCGCCTTCTATCCGCGCCCAATGGCGACCGTCCTGGCTCACGGCGAGCCCCGGGAGCGACTTGGAAACGCCGTTCTCCGAAGGAGCCGCGTTCGGGAACGCGACCTTCTCGGGGCCGAACCCGGTGTAGTAGAGCCAGTACACGGCGCCGGGGGTTCGGAGCTTCGCACTGGACATGATGAGCACATCGGACGGTCGAACGCGCTCGGTGTCGAACGCCCACCAATCGGTGCTCGGGCCCATCACGCGGCCCACGTCGTCGCCGCTCGCGACGTCGCCGGAGCCGCGTTCCCAGTGGACGCCGTTGTTGGAAACCGCGATTCCGACCGCGTCGGCGCCGCCGCGCGGGCCGAGGCCGTGGTACCACATCAGCCACCGCTCGCTGGCGTCGGTGAGGTAGCGCTCGACCACCGGGGAGCCGACCACGTGGCAGTCCCAGGAGGCGCGGGCGGTGGGGCCCGCGTCGAACACCAGGCCATCGGAGGGCGGGGACGAGATGGACGGCGGGGATTTCGGATCGGCGGCGCGCGAGCGGTGGACGCGGCGAGCGGGGGACCGTAGGATTGAGGAGGAGGGGGTGCGTCGTGGGACGGTTTTGAGCGGAAGGGTTGTTGTGGTTTTGATGCGAGTGTTTGTGTTTGTGGTCGAGGGGCGGTATGCGGCCACCGCAGCTGCTGCGGCTTCCATGTTTTTGGCGTGCGGAGGGAACGGTGGGATAAAGCGCTTCGCAACGAAGCGGATAACATTGTCATTATTGATAGACCACTACCAGTAAGGTTTAGGAGGTCAACTTTGGACAAGGACGTGTTGTTAATGAGAGATCAATCTGCTTAAATTAATCACTGGATTGACTAATGGCTATGTCTCCTGGAGAAATTCGACAAGTGCTTTAATCTCAGGATTGCGTGTGGTGTTTGAAAGTAAAGCACACTATCTGCTTAATTCTGCTAGATCTTatatcaaattcttttttcttcttctactgTAAAAATGATTAAATCAACACCAAATAAGCTCTAATTCATGTCAAGGAAATTGGACAAACAAATTATGCAAAAGTCATTGGGAAATATTTACGAAACAAATTCCACTAATTAacagtaattaaaaaatataaagaaatcaCCGGTTGGGCCGAAGATAATTTTGTCCGAGCTCAGCCTAAATAATACGGCCCACACATGAGCCTCCACCAAGTTTCGGCCCATTAAATACCGCCGCACAAAATTATGTGTAGACTAAAAATCCTGGAAACGGGCGAAGAGAGAAGGAACGAAGTCGAAGCCAAAAGTCACCCAACCCATCTCCTCCTACTCTCCAATTCTCAACCCCTTCGATCTCCACTCGTTTACTAAGGTACTCttcgctttctttctttttttatttcatttaattttaagGCTTAGATTCCTTGTAATCTCGTGTGCTAGGGTTTCATTTGAATCCCAAAATTCATACTGCTCACTTTTTACTCTGATCGAAAGCTTGAATCCTATATAAGAACCCTAGATCAACCCATTGGTATGATTCACAACGATTTGTTTGTTGGATTTATGAGAATGATCATGCTTACAGGAGTAAAATTTGCTTCTTCAGGAAGCTTCTAGAAGGAGATGGGGAAAGACTCGACGGCGAAGGAGCCATCAGGAAAGGGCAAGGGGAAGCAGGCTGCCGCCGGGGGCGAAGAGAATGCTTCGAAGGGTAAAGGGAAGGGCGGCAAGGCGGCCGATGGTCTCGGCACCTGCACTTATGTCAAaggttttatttttccttttatttctaGGCTATCTAATTTTGTCCATTGTAACTATCTACAGGATTAAGATTTAATTGTTCATAATTGAGGATTAGTTGCAGAAGCAGGGAGGTTGTGATTTAGTTACTCTTTGCCTGAGTTGTAGTATTTGGAACTCATCGGAATTGTTTGCATGATATTCTAATTTTGGTCATAAGACCCATTTAATTTGTACTGTTGCAATGGTCGTGGAGAACATGTCGCGCAacctctttcctttctctttctctgtttctctctACACATGCATGACACACACACATATGCATAGAGACATCTAAGAATGggaaaataaagatatataactTCTTTGTGCACATTTGTTGACAAGTTTATTCTTGATGTGATTCTGCCTGAGACTGAGGAAGATAAAAAAATTGACTTTTTTCCTATGTGGACTCTGTTGAGAAGTTTATCAAAGCTAATAAGTTTTCTTCAAGTAATTTCTGAATCAAATGCATACCATACTCACTTTTTTCTGAAACACAAATCCTTGCTGTTCATTTCCGGATCAAATGCATACCCTTTACCAAGTTTCGGAGTTTGGAACATTTTTAGCTCTTGCAAAGACTTCTTGTCTTTTGACAAAGCGCAAAAGGCACTGATAGTCCTATCTGTTAAAGGAAGTTACTTTGCAATATGGTTTTTCTGCatataacttttttttgaaTAGTAAATCATAACAGCAGCTGTTTTAACTTGTTAAAGATGCAACTTAATTTCACACTTAGATGTCATAAAAACATGACACAACTTGAATTATTACTCCCTTTGTCATGATTGAAAATTCGTTGGATCCTAGATACTTCAAGAATAGGTGGCCTAATAGACAAAACTTTAGCAATATTCGAACTATATTTCCTTTTACTGATATTTTACTTATTTCCGTATGATGGTTACAATGATTGTCCTGTATGACGTGGTTTTTACCGCTCCATATAATTAatccttaattattttcttttccagcTAGGCATATTTTATGTGAAAAGCAAGGGAAGATTAATGAGGCCTACAAGAAGCTGCAAGATGGTTGGCTAAACAACGGAGACAAAGTTCCTCCTGCTGAGTTTGCCAAAGTAAGCCAGATGACTAACTAATTGGGAATCCAGAAATACTCAGGAAACTAAGTACTGTTGGCTTGCGAAGCATTGAGGCCGCCCTCGCCTAATATATCTGAAATGctgtcatatatatattttttaaagcttAATATTATTTATGGTTAACAAATAGGCTGAATAGCTAATATTCTTAACATCCTTGAAAAGAACGAAAAGGTTGCTTCTTGTATTGATGtaactttataatttatttggttgtgGCGATATCAGATAGCAGCAGAATATTCAGAATGCCCATCAGGAAAGAAAGGGGGTGATCTTGGGTGGTTTCCCAGAGGGAAAATGGCTGGCCCTTTTCAGGATGTTGCTTTTAGCACAGCTGTGGGAGCTACCAGTGCTCCGTTCAAGTCTACGTATGCCCCGTTCATGTCCTTTTCTCACAATTCATTACCAAGCTCATGTTCCTCTTATATATTTCTGTGAGGATGTACTCGTTAGAAAATTAATGCAAAAACAATACCAGTATTCTCGAACTTTGCGGTTGACCGAATGCTGTGTTTGTTTTTGAAAATGCcccttgtttttcttttctactaCGCTAATCATATTTACGGGTTTCATGCAGGCATGGCTACCATATTATCCTAAGCGAGGGGCGGAAAAACTGATTTCTGTTTCGCCTTCCTAAACTCTGTGGACAATGTGGTGACCTGTCAAGGAAGCACAGGAATCTAGTAAAATTCGAAGGACAAGCCTTTGTTCTTTAAGATCTAATAAGCAGAGGAATCTTTGGTGTAACCTTCTAAGGGGATTTGAACTTGTCTAAGTATTATTTGGCGTGGTTTTGCTGTAAAGTGTGTTTGGTGCAAGTAACTTCATGTATGTTTGCATCCTTGCTATGTAATTTGAAGGAATCGAGACTTGTGGCATTTCAATCAGAGTTTTTCATTTGATAAAATCTCCTTGCGATGGGccactaaaaaaagaaaaaaaaaaaaggaaaaaaggaaaaaaaaagagaggaactTTTTAAGCCGTGCAGGAATGTTGGTTGCATGCGCTTCATGCGAGAGTTTCGTTTAAGGGTGATAACAAAATTATGCATGGATCTTCCTACTGTAAGATTTTACGGTTgatttattaaatcttttttttgttgaatttttcaaaaaattagaagaatGACGTAAAACCATTCACACAATATCGCACTTTTTGAAATTCTCTTGTGATCTGAAATTACGCTACTGTAGAGATATTGGAACATTCTTTAGCccttttgaaaaagaaaagttttctagtaccaaaaaaaaaaaaaaggagagcgTGGTGATGCTATCCGTTATCCATGTAACCAACGGTCatgctttaaaaatccatcgCTCCTCCCGCACTCACTTCCCAGCGGGAGTAGCAACCATGGCTctgcatcatcttcttcttacTCCTCCTCatcctttctccttctctccccctcttcttcccctcctcACCCCTTTTTCCAGCTCTACCCATCGCTCCATCTCTCTCCTCACCACCACAAACCCTAGACCAAAACTCTACTCCACCGCACTCCGCCCCACCCACGCCctcctccaaaccctagattccGGCTCCGTCCCCTCCGAATCCGCGCTCGGTGACTTTTCCCAGTGGCTTCGCAAGAACGGCGCGGTGGGCTCCTCTCCACCTCCCGTGAAGCCGAGCTTCGTCCCCGAGGGCTTGGGCCTTGTCGCCCAGAGAGATCTCCCCAGGAACGAGGTGGTGGTGGAGGTCCCCAAGAAGCTCTGGATCGACGCCGACACTGTCGCCGCCTCCGCCATCGGGCGCGTCTGTGGCGGCCTCAAGCCCTGGGTCGCAATCTCGCTCTTCCTCCTCAGGGAGAAGGCGATGGGCGATGCGTCGCCGTGGCGTCCCTACCTCGACATCCTTCCGCGCCAAACCGATTCCACCATCTTCTGGTGAGATATGCCCTTCAACTGTTCCATTCCTCTGTTTAATTGTTCGGTTTCATGCTGATCTCAAGTGTCATTTGCTACTTCCAGTGCAGGTCGGAAGAGGAGCTTCTGGAGATACAAGGTAAGATAAAATCtctgattttatatatatcttacgAAGAAGGAAATATCTGGGTGATTGTTTTGCTATTTGGATGGATTATTTTGGCTAAGTAGTTAGCTACACAAATCGAGTATTGCTATTTGGATGGATTATTTTGGCTAAGTAGTTAGCTACACAAATCgagtataaaaatttatcacCTGGTAAGGTATACTGTATACACCTACTAAAATACAGCAAAGGAGTAGGACGTAGAACCCTTCTTAGTGTCATGTACTGCTCTGTACACTAGATAATTGAATTCCTTACCCTCCAATGTGCCACACAAAAATATCGCTTCTTAAAAATGAAGAGAAGGAAGCAAAGTATTGGAGTGCAAAAGGATAGCTGAGTAGCTAAGTTTGTTTATAGTTGGCTGTGTATCACTTGGAGATTGTTTATGATGGGCTCTTTTACTTCAAGCGACTAAAATGGATTAAGTTATGAAATTAATTACGAAATTATTACTTTATTGTCATCATTATGCACTTACCTAGTTACGATTTGTTAATAAGTGTTGCCTTAGTACAGTAAGTTTCTTTCAGTTGGTTGTTTTGGAAATAGTGTCGAACCATATCAGGATTCCCATTTTTGGCCAGAATAATGGAATTTATACAGTAATCATGTACACAAGTAGGAGTCTTTGTTACCTTACCAagttaataaaagaaattatagtTTGCAGCTCATACGTCTCCTGGTTTATTTGGTACAGTCATTTCACGTGTTCGATCCACTTAAATTATTTTCCACCTTGTTTTTCTGACTTTTTTGTTGTAGCTAAGTGATGCTCTTTTCCATCAACAAACATGCCGACATCTCTAAAATATATCCTTTGCAGGAACTCAATTATTAAGCACAACAATCGGCGTAAAAGAGTATGTGAAAAGTGAATTTGATCAGGTTGAAGATGCCATTATAGTTCGATACAAGGATCTTTTCCCTTCGACTATAACATTCCTTGATTTCCTGTGGGCATTCGGAATACTCAGATCAAGAGCATTTCCACGTCTCCGTGGGGAAAATCTTGCTCTGATACCGTTGGCTGACCTGGTAATATCAGTTCTAATTATTTCTTGCGCATTATTATGAATTGCTACTATTATATTTAAAACTCCATGTATGTGGAAATAATCTGAATAGGATTGATATGTGGCGTGCAAAGACCATGTTTTCCATCAGTGGCGTGCAAAGACTATGTTTTCCATCAGAATACCATCCTCTGAGAATATAACACAAAGTTTTAtctgttgctagatgtttaacagTTTAAAACAAGTTTATTTATTGTTCTATTGGAGAGAATATACTCCTAAAATTCAAGATCTTCCCAAAGTCTCTGCAATCATGTGTTAAATTCTCACATTTATGCTACTGGGTTAAGATTCTTGTTTGCAGAAATGAACAACTTTATTATTGCATTCTAGTTCAGGCTGAGTGATGCTTTAATTGCACAACTTATGCTCAATATTTTCACAATTTATTGTATCATGGAATCACATGATATATTTGCATTTTTAACTCATGCCTGCTTGACTGAAGAACAGGCGACGACAAATTTTGTGAAATTGATCAGTACTAAATGAAGAATAATCTAATTGTGACTCTTCCAGTATAACCAAATAATTTGTATCTAACTGTCAAACTTCTGCTTTGAATCAGATTAACCACAGTGATGCCATTACTTCAGGAGACCCTTCTTGGGAGATTAAAGGAAAGGGTCTTTTTTCAAGAGAGCTTATATTCTCTTTGAGGACTCCAGTCCCTGTAAAATCCGGTGAACAGGTAAATTCTTTAGACCCAAACTCAATTTTATGTGAAAACATGTGCGATAATCGAAGTGGTGCAGGTATACATTCAGTTTGATCTATCAAAGAGCAATGCCGAACTGGCCCTTGATTATGGCTTCATCGAATCGAGGTCGGATCGTCAGGCATATACTTTGACTCTGGAGATCTCTGAATCAGACCCATTTTACGGAGACAAGCTGGACATTGCGGAGTCGAATGGTCTAGGGGAGACTGCATACTTTGATATTGTCCTGGGTGGCTCTCTTCCTCCTCAGATGCTTCCTTATTTGAGATTGGTTGCTCTTGGAGGAACAGATGCATTCCTCTTAGAATCCATTTTCAGAAATTCTGTTTGGGGTCACCTTGAATTACCTGTGAGCCGCGCCAATGAGGAAACCATATGCCGTGTTGTTAGATATGCCTGTAAATCTGCCCTCTCTAGCTATAGGACAACCATACAGGAGGTACAGTTTTATCTCTAGcttaaagaaattaaacaaatcaaAGAGAGTTTAATAATTATTACTGAACCTAAAGCAATCCATGAGCCCACTTTCGATTCTTGTGCTTACGAAACTGATTCGGTGTAGTTTGCCTTCTTTCTAATTCCTTATCTTGCAATATGCAGGATGAAGAACTTATTAATGGCGGAAATCTGGATCGGAGACTTAGAATTGCTGTTGGTGTAAGAGCAGGCGAAAAGAAAGTACTTAACCAAATCGAAGATATTTTCCGAGAGAGGGAATTGGAGTTAGACGGTTTGGAATACTACCAAGAAAGGAGGCTCAAAGACCTTGGTCTAACCGGCGAACAAGGAGAAATTATCTTCTGGGAATCACGATAGAGATGATGtttgtaataatatatacatatcccTTCGGTGATGTACTTATATTTACGTGCAAGCGCATGAAAATTTTCCCACACCAGTTTGGTGTTGCATTAAGTACAAAGGAAGTGCACTGTGGACTAGTAGGAGAGAACATTGATGAGAGCTTTGTAGGAACAATGCCCCTCCCCCCTCTTCCTCCTTTTCATCTTTGTAAACCGTACTCTAGATCACTACAGCAGCACCTCTTTTTGATGCTTCAGAGATGCAAATCCATGAGACAGCTCACGCAGCTTCATGCCCAGCTGCTGCTCAACGGCTTCTCCCAGAAGTGCTTCCTCCTCACCAAACTCCTCTCCTTCTGTATCGCCTCCGGCGACGTCTCTCATGCCGCCACTGCGTTCTCCCTTGTCGACCATCCGAGCACCACCCTTTCCAACCAGATGCTCCGAGCCCTCTCTCTTAGCCCTACGCCTCTCAATTGCCTCCTTTTCTACAACCAAATGCTACAGAGGCGAGAAACGTTCAAGCCCAATGGCTTCACCTACGCTTTCCTATTCTCCGCGTGCGCTAGAGCAAACTCGTCCCTTTTGTGCCAAGGTGAGCAACTACATGCTCGGATTGTTTCTGCCGGATTCGGCTCAAACGTCTACGTCCAGACCAATCTCATCAACATGTATGCAACTGCCACCGCTGCCGCCGGCGGCACGAGAGAAGAGGCGATCGCGCGCGCCCGCAAGGTGTTCGATGATATGCCGCAGCGGAGCATCGTCTCCTGGAACTCCATGCTGGCTGTGTACTTGCAGTTGGGGGAGTTGCACACAGCTTCCGAATTCTTCGGCGAGATGCCTAAGAGGGATGCCGTGTCGTGGACCGCCATGATCACTGGCTGGGCTCGTGCGGGAAAAGCCTCGCAAGCACTGGAGCTGTTCCGGGAGATGCGCAGGGCCCGCGTGACCCCCGATCAGGTAACCATGATTGCACTCCTGTCGGTGTGCACGGAACTGGGGGACTTGGAACTGGGCCGGTGGATCCATGCGCGCTTGGACCCTTTACAAGGAGGGCGAGACCGTCTCGTGTCGCTCAACAATGCGCTAATCCACATGTACATCAAATGCGGCGCCGTCGACGAGGCTCTCCACATCTTTCACGAGATGCCAATGAGAAGCACCATCTCTTGGACGACCATGATTGCTGGTCTTGCAATGCATGGCAGCTCCGAGGACGCGTTGGGTCTCTTTCGCTCGATGCGAGAGAAACCCGATGCCATGACGTTCCTCGCAGTACTCTGCACATGCAGCCACTCGGGGAGGATCGACGAAGGCCGCCATTATTTCATGAGCATGCGAAAGCAGCACGGAATCAGACCAGACGTACGGCACTACGGCTGCATGGTCGACATGCTGACTCGTGCAGGCCGGCTGGGCGAGGCCCTGGAGTTGGTGGAGGCAATGCCGATGCGGCCGAGCGATGCGGTGTGGGGATCGCTGCTCGGCGGGTGCAGAAGGCATGGAGAGGTAGAGCTCGCCGGGCACGTGGTGGAGAGGTTGATGGAGCTGAAGCCGGAGAGAGCTGCGGGGTACCTAGTGCTGCTATCGAATGTGTATGCAGCAGTGAGCAGGTGGGAGGAAGCTCACAGGGTGAGGGAGAGGATGGTAGATTTGGCCGAGCACAAGCCTGCGGGGCGAAGTTGGATGAATCCAAATGAGTGAAACACTGAAACCTGCACCGCAGCACCGGAAAGGAGCGAGGTGGTACTCTATCCTCTACCAGAAGATGCGTCTAGGGGCTAAATGCAAGTAATTAAGATGATGATCTATGACCTGCCACTGATAGCGCTTGGTGGTGCGCCACCGTTCCACTGCAGAAACCATCAGAAACTAAAGATGATAGATAACAAGACCATACGAAAACGAACATGTTAGCCGCTATTAGCACGTAGGGTGAAAAAGCTGGACTGGAGCCAAGGAAGACGCTCACAAGCTTTGTTTCTATATTAAAGAGTTCTACAAATCTGAAAGCTTAACCTGAAAGGTATATCACCGTCTGTGATCTGCGATTCTTGTTCCTATTCAATGTAAAACTAAAATTCTTAAACAATCCACCGATAActtgtttgatatatttatagatattgatatatattttattgcgAATCATAAGTTTGATTCTTAAGTCTTAACTACTGTGATATTATAACATATCATAAAGGTATTATGTAGACATACAttgtattaattataaatttaccaTTTGTGATGAGTAAATAAGAGAGAGATGATGAACAAATATTCAGCCGTCATAAAATTCCAAAACATTACAAGCCATAATGGTATTGTTTAAGTGAATTTATTCAACACACACAACAACATAAGAACTAGGAAAGGTCTCAATCCAAACAACACTCGAAGAATGTGAACTACAAACAAATGTGCAACACGGCACCGCAAACTTTACTAAGCCATTAGTGTTGTTGGGGGGAATCAAACCACACCAAGAGGGGGAAATTTCACTGTAAATGGTTCACTCATCATTGTAATTGCGACGGTGATGGTATTTGTGGTGGCCGCATCTCTGTTCCTCTTCAGTTTCATCTCCCTATTAATAATTCCCAAAACGGGATAATCATCAATCCGattcaattttttcaaaaagattCGGTTATAATATCTTATCGTTCGAATTCTACTCTGATCTAGTAGACATCCTTAACCAATAAAAAGGAGTATTATTCATTC
This genomic window contains:
- the LOC109728033 gene encoding pentatricopeptide repeat-containing protein At2g20540-like; translated protein: MKIFPHQFGVALSTKEVHCGLVGENIDESFVGTMPLPPLPPFHLCKPYSRSLQQHLFLMLQRCKSMRQLTQLHAQLLLNGFSQKCFLLTKLLSFCIASGDVSHAATAFSLVDHPSTTLSNQMLRALSLSPTPLNCLLFYNQMLQRRETFKPNGFTYAFLFSACARANSSLLCQGEQLHARIVSAGFGSNVYVQTNLINMYATATAAAGGTREEAIARARKVFDDMPQRSIVSWNSMLAVYLQLGELHTASEFFGEMPKRDAVSWTAMITGWARAGKASQALELFREMRRARVTPDQVTMIALLSVCTELGDLELGRWIHARLDPLQGGRDRLVSLNNALIHMYIKCGAVDEALHIFHEMPMRSTISWTTMIAGLAMHGSSEDALGLFRSMREKPDAMTFLAVLCTCSHSGRIDEGRHYFMSMRKQHGIRPDVRHYGCMVDMLTRAGRLGEALELVEAMPMRPSDAVWGSLLGGCRRHGEVELAGHVVERLMELKPERAAGYLVLLSNVYAAVSRWEEAHRVRERMVDLAEHKPAGRSWMNPNE
- the LOC109726754 gene encoding peptidyl-prolyl cis-trans isomerase NIMA-interacting 4 encodes the protein MGKDSTAKEPSGKGKGKQAAAGGEENASKGKGKGGKAADGLGTCTYVKARHILCEKQGKINEAYKKLQDGWLNNGDKVPPAEFAKIAAEYSECPSGKKGGDLGWFPRGKMAGPFQDVAFSTAVGATSAPFKSTHGYHIILSEGRKN
- the LOC109726737 gene encoding fructose-bisphosphate aldolase-lysine N-methyltransferase, chloroplastic, translating into MLSVIHVTNGHALKIHRSSRTHFPAGVATMALHHLLLTPPHPFSFSPPLLPLLTPFSSSTHRSISLLTTTNPRPKLYSTALRPTHALLQTLDSGSVPSESALGDFSQWLRKNGAVGSSPPPVKPSFVPEGLGLVAQRDLPRNEVVVEVPKKLWIDADTVAASAIGRVCGGLKPWVAISLFLLREKAMGDASPWRPYLDILPRQTDSTIFWSEEELLEIQGTQLLSTTIGVKEYVKSEFDQVEDAIIVRYKDLFPSTITFLDFLWAFGILRSRAFPRLRGENLALIPLADLINHSDAITSGDPSWEIKGKGLFSRELIFSLRTPVPVKSGEQVYIQFDLSKSNAELALDYGFIESRSDRQAYTLTLEISESDPFYGDKLDIAESNGLGETAYFDIVLGGSLPPQMLPYLRLVALGGTDAFLLESIFRNSVWGHLELPVSRANEETICRVVRYACKSALSSYRTTIQEDEELINGGNLDRRLRIAVGVRAGEKKVLNQIEDIFRERELELDGLEYYQERRLKDLGLTGEQGEIIFWESR
- the LOC109706501 gene encoding uncharacterized protein LOC109706501, translated to MEAAAAAVAAYRPSTTNTNTRIKTTTTLPLKTVPRRTPSSSILRSPARRVHRSRAADPKSPPSISSPPSDGLVFDAGPTARASWDCHVVGSPVVERYLTDASERWLMWYHGLGPRGGADAVGIAVSNNGVHWERGSGDVASGDDVGRVMGPSTDWWAFDTERVRPSDVLIMSSAKLRTPGAVYWLYYTGFGPEKVAFPNAAPSENGVSKSLPGLAVSQDGRHWARIEGEHHSGALIDVGAPREWDSLFVSSPKVVYHGGGDLRMYYHSFDVNCGRYAIGIARSRDGIRWVKLGKVLDGGAAGCFDEGGVRCGHVVRDQKDGKYVMVYEGVCGNGRTSIGLAESVDGLKNWRRCGDGPILSASTEDNGWDNQGIGDPCLIRVEGGDEWRLYYGGSSRSGRTGIGMAVSEGGELGSFSKWKGFNV